A region of the Oncorhynchus nerka isolate Pitt River linkage group LG26, Oner_Uvic_2.0, whole genome shotgun sequence genome:
GCGtgcgtgagtgcatgtgtgtatgtgagtttatgcgtgcgtgcgtgcatgtgtgtatgtgagtttatgcgtgcgtgcgtgcatgtgtgtatgtgagtttatgcgtgcgtgcgtgcatgtgtgtatggaCCCTAATTGACATTAAATCATCATGCAGAATCAAGTGGGACATTGAAAAAAAACCTTGTGTCCTTTAATCAGAACGCTGGACAGTTCCATGATAGTTCAATATTTACCCCGTCCGGCCAATAGTGTGAGAGAAGGTTAAATAAATTGTCATGATGACATTTCGTGATAGACAacccctgttgtgtgtgtgtgtatctgttgtTGAGTATTATTAGATTTGGAGGGGATAATCTAACCCCATCTGGTGGGTCCAACAGAGTAGCAGGGAATGAAAAATTGGGTCTGTTTAAGTCCAAATGAGGGCACATTTTTTGACAGATTTGCAGGGGATTTGGACCAGAGGGTTCATTCTCAGGGGGCTGTGGGCTACTATACCACACAATGGCCACACTGTATCCCTCCACAATGATTTCAACATCCAATATCCACATACCCAGTTATACACTTTATAATTGAATCTGGTTTATTGGAACTTGACTTCTCTCTGAATGCAGTTTGCGTTCTCACTGAATGACCCTTTTCACTGaggacaatatactgtatgtgtgacaCAAATACCAGCTCTGTGACTgcttgtagagagagagagagagagagagagagagagagagagagagagagggggatatatatatatatatatatatatatatatatatatatatagagagagagagagagagagagagagagagagagagagagagagatatatatatatatatatatatatagagagagagagagagagagagagagagagaggagagagagagagagagagagagagagagagagagagagagagagaggggggatatatatatatatatatatatatatatatagagagagagagagagagagagagagagagagagagagagagagagagagagagagagagagagagaggggagagagagagagagagagagggggatatatatatatatatagagagagagagagagagaggagagagatagagagatagggagggagaagacaacagacagagattaGCCTTGTTTACACCTTGCGCTATGTTAGTTTCGTGATCTGATCAATATGATCCAATAACTATCTGATCAAAGTGTGTTGCGTCAACACATTTGAATAAAATGTGTCTCTTATCCCTTCTTCCTTACCCAGTGTACCCTCCACTGTGTTTGCATTGTGAACAGACTAGACTGACCATGCAGATCTGTTAATACTTGATTGATATCCAGACCCAATGCGTGCCTGTCTTTTAATCATCCTGTGTAAAAATGTGGGCAAAATcggaatgtggacaagatcaggacaaagggcgcatgttagcaccaggtataaacagggctaGAGAGACTGCACATTTTTGTACCATAGTACTGTATTATAATtcgagaagggaaggagagggggaggaggactggGTTAGGTGTGGGTGGGAGGAGGGGATATAGAATAATGCACTGATGACTTAATTTGCCATTTACAAGGGCGTTACTGATGTTCACAGTAGTCAGTCTCCTTCCCATGGGCGTTATAAAGGGTAAAGGTTAATTAGTTAGAGAAGAAATTTGATCAGGGGCGGGCAGTTAAAATTTGATACTCAGACAGGTAATTCAAGCATTCCCTATTGTCACCTCAATCAGACCTATATAAATCGTCTCTGACGGACACCAGTCACCGCATAGCCTTTACTCGTCTCTTTTGGATCAACGACCGGGCAAGAACCTCAACGCGGTAAGTTGACTTTGCGCTCTGAACTTAACTCAGAGCAGTCATTCTCTGCCACTTTGAGagatatagactgttgtctttttTTAATCATTCACTTCGTTTGTGTTTATAATTAGAAGTTTACTTGGCTTTAATGTTTAGGCAAAGGATGCGGTAACAGCGTATTAGACAAAGTTGTGCCATATTTTATTTTAAGGAAGTATCTAATTCATTCTTTGCTATCCGTTTTAGCAAATACTTTTACAGTGTTTCAGTATATTGATTCCGACCAAGATGAGTCTGAGGGCAGACTAAAGATAATTTGCCAGTAGTGTTATTTGGAGTAGGCCTACCTAGCTCAGATCAAGCAATAGGCTCTGGGGAATTACTGAGAAAATATGTCAACACAACTGTTATGTGCATGAGCTAAATCAATAGACCTTAGCCAATAGTTATGACACGCATATAGCCTATGTTTTATAGGCCTCTGAAACTGTGCTTAAAAGATGCTATCCAAATAATTATAATATTCTGCACCAGTCAAACCGATGCCTTGTCTTCAAATAAGAAGTATGCATTGCTGTTTAGTCTACCTGACTAAATGTGTTAATAATTCACCACTTTTGTTCATTCGACAGGATTAAAATGTCGCTCTCATCTATCCTTTCCGCTGATGCCATAGACGCTGCTATGAAGGACTGCCAAGGTATCATCTTCCACTCATATCATTATTGCTTTCTTCATTAGATTCCTTCACCGCATTAGTGGTAGCCTAGGCCATGGGCAGATTCACTAAATAAAGTCAAATAAGGTAGTCCATTGTTGATGTCAAACAAAAAACAGAAGTATAGGCCTACTTAGGTGGATCAAAATGAGGCCTATTTTAGAGAAAACACATGTAGGCTACGTAGACTCACACGAAACCCTCAAAGCATTTAGGACAGAATAGATAGCAGTTGTCTCTGTCAGTTTTTGTCCCTAAATGTATCAGGAAGAATTATAATGCAAACAATTGTCTTAATTTAAATGGAGTTTTTGCATAAATCAAAATGTGATATGCCTATGAGTGAACAAGACTAGACTAAACAGattagttggttatttgaatcagctgcaacatggtctcagagcatttcatattattctttGTGTAAATCTGAGACTCCATTTAGAGTGATGTGTTACGTTTCGTTTTGTATGCATTCATTTGCGGATGTCCATCAActatttcatatgatatgttattaATTGCAATTCGtgttatatgttacgaatttgcaaaacgaGCAGTATGTTACGAACttgcaaaatgtacaatatgttaggAATTCGCAAAACATATGATATGTaatgaattctagctaggtggatAGGTGGCTaaaagggtaaaggttagggttcgTGTTCGCGTTCTTCCACAAGCCCTACCTCCACTTCCTCGTTAACGACCTGTACCAGAGCTAAGGCCGAACACGCCTGTTCATTTTTTTCTCATGTCATCCTTACCCCATCAGCACCGGACTCCTTCAACTGCAAGAAGTTCTTCCAGCAGTGTGGCTTGACCAAAAAGAGTCCCGCGGAGGTGAAGAAAGTCTTCGGGATCCTGGACAACGACGCCAGCGGCTTCATTGAGGAGGAGGAACTCAAGTGAGTCGGCTACAATTGTTGCACTTTTAGTTTGTGATAAACTACAATCTTTGTGTTTTTTTCTACTACAATATTTAGGCCTAAAAAAATAGCCTATATATTGTTATTGATGCCGCAGAGGCCTTTATCAAAATGTTTCCTCTGTTGGCCCTAAACGTGTTAGGCTACCTGTCATTTTGCACAGGTTACTGTTTTTTGTCACGAATCTTGTtctggagacagctctgcagtggTCACTAGCttgcacagccacaaagtcataaaatcggATTtgaaacctaactctaacctttaccctaacacactgctaaccctaatgcctaacactaaccttaaatcAAGACAAAAAgctcatttattttttattttgtatttttattttatatatatttNNNNNNNNNNNNNNNNNNNNNNNNNNNNNNNNNNNNNNNNNNNNNNNNNNNNNNNNNNNNNNNNNNNNNNNNNNNNNNNNNNNNNNNNNNNNNNNNNNNNNNNNNNNNNNNNNNNNNNNNNNNNNNNNNNNNNNNNNNNNNNNNNNNNNNNNNNNNNNNNNNNNNNNNNNNNNNNNNNNNNNNNNNNNNNNNNNNNNNNNNNNNNNNNNNNNNNNNNNNNNNNNNNNNNNNNNNNNNNNNNNNNNNNNNNNNNNNNNNNNNNNNNNNNNNNNNNNNNNNNNNNNNNNNNNNNNNNNNNNNNNNNNNNNNNNNNNNNNNNNNNNNNNNNNNNNNNNNNNNNNNNNNNNNNNNNNNNNNNNNNNNNNNNNNNNNNNNNNNNNNNNNNNNNNNNNNNNNNNNNNNNNNNNNNNNNNNNNNNNNNNNNNNNNNNNNNNNNNNNNNNNNNNNNNNNNNNNNNNNNNNNNNNNNNNNNNNNNNNNNNNNNNNNNNNNNNNNNNNNNTCCAGCAGTCTGTTTAGATTAGCTTCTAAGGACACGGGAGCACCATAACATCAAGCCCTACAAACCCACACCTGGCTACTCATTCGCCAGCTGCTGCCCTCTCAAACTGTACTTAATCTCTAATGAAATGATGGGCATGCcactacactgtactgtaattAGAGTGCAGCAATGGGATCAAGCCAGATGTTTCTAGTTGTAGGCTAGTTTTGACCAGGAAGTTActactataactacagtatataagcaTGTCAATCAGTCCAaacataaaatcaaataaaaaatcgaatctaataacatttaatttgtcacatgcacatgcacatacaacaggtgtagaccttacagtgaaaggcttacttacaagcccttaaccaacaacgcttTAAGAAGTTtgaagaaaaatagaaaaaagtAAGAAATGATTAAACGgcagcagtaaaacaacaataacgaggctttatacaggggtacagaggtAAGGTGTGAGGGTACCGGCTAGTGGAGGTAattcaggtaatatgtacatgtaggtagagttaaagtgactatgcatagataataaacagagagtagcagcagcataaaagagaggagggggggctTTGATTAGCTGTccatgagtcttatggcttggggatagaagctgttaagctGAGCTGTACTCTGTAGTTCAAAGGATCACACCACCTTATCAGAATCTGCTCTCCAGGACCACAGGAGACGCACACAGAGAACAaaagaatggtgtgtgtgtgtgtgtgtgtgtgtgtatgtgtgtgtgtgtgtgtgtgtgcgtgtgcatacaTGCGTGCAgtgtgaaagaaagaaagagagacagcatTAGAGTCATCTTCTGTGACTTGCCTTTCAATCTGCGACCCTATACTGTAAGTGCTCGGGGAAGTGCAGGTCGGGGGGAGGGGGACAAGGTTGGGGAAGCCAGTGGGTAACACAAGCTGCCGGGTGGGGAACACAATGGAACCGAGCGGTGACCCCTGTTGGGTCAGCAGCCATGACTGATAAACAGAAAGGAAATGGAACACAACAGGGTCATGGTCATTAatcaccaaacagaagaaaacagactgaacctGTCCAATGGTAAATGCTTAGTTCCCTTTTCCGTTGCAAAAATGTTTTCCCTTGCATGCCCCAATGAACAGGACCTAGAACCGCTCTGCCTGCTGCATGGGGACAGGGGAACAAGATCATGTGACAGGCAGATTATCATGGCTCAAGggcagcgggagagagagagagaggcaactgTGATGGTGAGATAATGCCCAGTAGACACAGACAGTGCAAATGTGGGGGAAATGTCAGTCAGCAAACAAGATCCTTTGCTGATACAAAAGGTGGATGGATGTGGCTCACAGAACGATGTTTGTTTGACTTTAGATTCAAAAGCATGACAATAAATATATTTTCTACAATATATTGCGGAGACAAATGACAAAAAAGGCTAATCCACACATGTAGTTGGAGCCATGTCCTACACACCTTTAGTTGTATTAACACAGCAATTAGATTATTGTTTGTTCTCAGATAATGTAATTGTGGCTAAATCTAGGCTAATCATCCTTAAATATCTTCAATAAAAGTATAGCCCTCTGTCCTACATTATAGGAGACTGTAGACTCTCTCACTGGCTGAGGCCAACAATGGTTTGTTACTCTATGTTAAACACTGAGCTAGGATTCATTCATGTTTTTGTTCCAGGTACACATTTTGGTCAGTAGCCTGTGGTTATGACAGGCTAAAGAGGGGTttttgtgtctgtatgtgtgcacacactgtaaggacagatttaaagggatacttctggATTTTGGCATGGTATCTGACTCTGTGGAAGTAGACAaatggcctcattgccaaaatcctgaagtatccctttaagtatTCAATACAACGCACCAAAAGGCCAATAGGTTAAAGCCACTTATAGCATCACTGAGGGGATTTCTGTGAAGATCCAAGCAATGTGGTTAACAAAAGGGTATGAACCCTTGAGTTTTATTCATCTTTATAGGCTGTGAAAGATGCTATCAATTCCTGCATAAAAGCACAGACGAACTGAATCGCTTGAAAAAGGCCAAATTTGAATTGTGTCTGCTGCACATGCAGCTTTTACAGCTGAAAAGTTACATTTGTTGAAGTTACTAATTTGAAGTTACAGATTTCTATGTGCTTCAAGTTAAAGGGGAACTTTAACGAAAATATATCATTTGATATTGTGATGCGACCTATATTATTGTAGGGTTAGAGGCACAATATCAAATTATGTAATTTCTACCTGAAAGTTCTGAATCTGAAAACCCAACACAACCAAACAGCATTTTATCTGTCCTGACCCCTATGATCTATGTGACTGATTCCCT
Encoded here:
- the LOC115119599 gene encoding parvalbumin, thymic CPV3-like, whose amino-acid sequence is MSLSSILSADAIDAAMKDCQAPDSFNCKKFFQQCGLTKKSPAEVKKVFGILDNDASGFIEEEELK